The genomic segment aaaaaaatttatatcgcAGTCTAtaacatacaataaaaatatgtctACCTAATATAAACTTTAGCTAAACCCTATTCAAAAGTTACTGCCACAGGGCCAACCACTCTCTACTTCGGCTTTACCTTCTAAATTGGATGGTTGTGTCAATTCTATGCATACTGTCTGCAAGAATGTACGGAAGATGGATGGAATACATGCATCTATAGCAGAGTTTGGTGTGTTTTATGAGTAGTAAATCGTTTTCATTTTAAGTTTAATCAAATTCAATATACCAACAggttaaaaaaagtaaaaatgtttaaattagtCAAAAAGGATATCGCGAATGACCAAACACTTCCAATAGACGACGAAAATAACGGGCATCAGAGAAAATCTCAAATGTCTGCGGGAAAACGAACTTTTTTAACATTGCAAGTGTTTGTCTTTGTTTCTGGGGTTCTTATGTgttcacaaaatgcattgtcaATTTATACAAAAAGTGTTTTGACTTCGATCGAAAGAAGATTTCAGATATCAAGTTCTTTGGCAGGATTGATCGTTGGATCTTTCAACTTTGGGAATATGCTATTTGTTGTATTGGTGAGATTCGTATTGTTTTAGTTCCACAATGTCTTACGTCACAATACTTTTAAATTGTACCAAAATATGGTGTTATTAGATTGAGTCATACCTGAGCATATTAGCACAAGTTAAAAGAATTGTATCAGAGTGTAAGAGACTTTTGCATGTTGCATAGATTATCTCAATGAGCAGAAAATCTAATATTTCTCGTTGGGGTGCGCACCTATGAATATTATCACGTTTAGGAGAGTCCATACGTAGGATATGATTTATGTAAAATGATTAATGAGGTAAAATTGCATTCCTGCATTCACGGTATGGGTTCAAAATGACTTGTATCTCTCACAAAACTCATTAGAAAAACGAAATGTGAAGAATCATTTAAAGTCTGCATCATTTAAAGTCTGCAAGAATTAAAAtgcattttctaattttttttaccacGTTTTTGTTAAGCAACATTCTTAGGACGCAAACAAttacatatattattatttttgaatcgaAAGTTGGCAGATATTATATAATATGTATTGATAAGTTCAGTATGATAGAGCTTCAGATTGGGTTAAgtcaaaatagttgataaaAAATACCTGTTCTGGAAATTCCACTGTAAAATTGCATTGAAACGTAACATCTTAATATTCTATGGTATTTGTAATTCTGGTTTGGCCTAATATATGCAACTGATACTAACATCATTGTTATGAACACCCCATGCCTGGGACAACACAAACAACCCATTTGTACAATCTTGAAATATATCAGTGGGGTTTATTTTAACGCCTATGCGTTAACTATGCACCGCAATAATTCCAATCTTCGAAAATTGTTAAGTATGTGTGACGGATTAACTGGGGAAGGTAAATAAAAGTGATATGACGCATGGACACAAAGACACAGCTGGCTTTGTTTGATTGTCCGATTTAAGTCTGTCTGGATGTTTAGTCTGATATTTCAATTAGAGAATGAATTTTTTTCCTGTTATAAAGTATAAACTACAGTAATTGTATAACAAATCCTCCAAATATGAATTGCGATTAGCTACGCGACAGCCAGCTAGCTCTAACGCGATCGAAGACCGTGGTCAAATATCTTTCCTAGAATCATGTATTCCCTGACATGATGGGCTTTTCATAGTGGAGGCTCCGTTCATGCATGCCGTTCCTTGCTGGGTACCGTTATCAAACTTTACTTTGCATGCCTTCCTAGAATGGTGAAATAGAAAGTTATTGTTTTGCCAAGCTGTATGAATTTACCTCATAAGCTAAAATTGATATTGACTGGTGTAGAATTCAATAGTGGGATCAAACCTATCGTTTTTGCATGAGGCTTTTTGTGTCAATTGTCAACACATTATACAATTTTCCCGGCTCGCCACAAAAATGCGGGTATTTTGTCAAATATCTTGTAACAAAAGAATATCTTTAAAATCTATAGACCTTCTTTTTCCCGCTCTCTTGACTTCGGTAACGTGTCAAGGAGGTATTATTTGGTTACACATCCGACTAGATATTGAAAATCGGAAAATGCACTGCATTTGACAGAAATTATCAAAGTATACACTAAACATAACGCTATCATTGTTGAGACACCATACAATGATGGTATATTAAGATTCACACACACTAAAACATAGAAAGTGTTTGAATGATTGTGACACAAACATATCTGCAGTTTATCCATGCGATGCGGCTTATTTTTAACGATAGGAAGCGGTTTTGTTGGTAAATCTTTTAACAATTTGGGCGAGTAATTTTCAAGGTCACTTCAAAGAAAATTGTCATGTAATTGTACAACACATTGGTATGTTTTATGTATTGCGTAATGATGAGAAATACTCGTTTTCCCTTTGATATAGTAATAGTTCATATAAACTTGTGATATTGTAGACAAGATGATGTTCTGAAGTATATTGTAGTTATTTCAATACTATTTCATTTCATGATCAAATATCATCAAATTTTGTTCATGATGACAGCtgcatgatatatatatatatgactttgAAAGACAAATTTATGTTTTCAGCAGTCATTCACCAACGATGTATCTATCGTTCCAGTCTACTACTCACGTTCAATTAGCATAGTTTTCTAGAACTATGAAAATTTTGTCACGTAAAATAAAACGTATTGCGTAAATACTGTGTACAAAAATGCTTTACTTCACTGGGCGCGATATATTACTTGATTTAAGCTGTGTCCAACTATATTATTAAAGTGATATTACCAACTAATGGGGATGtatatggtggcccatcgttgtcacgtgtaaaatttaaaaaaaaaatgaaaaaataaaatgaaaaagcgaaaataaaaaaataaataatataataataaataaaaataaatgaaaaaacatgaaaataattgaaaaaaaaaaaataaaaaaaaatttaaattaaaaaaaaaatttgaaaaataaaacaaacaaaaaaatttaaaaaaaaattgaaattaaaaaaaaaaattgtaaaaaaaaaaaaaaatttgaaaaaaaaattggataaaaagaaaataaaaaggtttttatttttagaaaatttgatgctgcttgggaccaacgttgtcagacttaatcctacacgcacaaatgtgtttcctgggtttctaactcactactgattttcatgaccaatatccaataaattcaacatgaaaatgttctacaaattctccatgctacaagttcaaccacaagcaatatatttataataaggataagagaatatagaattggatacgaaaatttgtttttacgtgtagaaggtaatttaattggaaaatgctgcttaactgctcagacattgtgcgatgccggtacgatatcgtctgaccgtaccggtacccatgcaatcactcgtgaaagaatgggagatgatgagtgattgtatggctaccggtacggtcagacgcaaagcgactataaccgactaccggtatttggtaagacggtacggtaccggcatcgcgagtgtccaaacaactgagtagttaagcagcattctccaattaaattaccttatacacgtaaaaacaaattttccgaattttcgtattcaattctatattctcttatcattattataaatatattacttcttgttgaacttgtagcatggagaatttatagaacattttcatattgaatattgctcaagaaaatcagtagtgagtttgaaacccagggaacacatttgtgcgcataggattatgcctgacaacgttggtcccaagcagaagcaaattttctaaaaataaaaacgcgtgacaacgatgggccacgaggcggaccatcgttgtcaaccttttattttctttttattcaatttttttttttaaatttttttttttttaattttttttttttttttttttttttcgtttttatttatttatttttttttaattttaattttttttttttcattttttttttaattatttttatgtttttttacaaaaatttttttattatcggttttttattttattttttatttttattttcaattttacgcgtgacaacgatgggccaccatagatgTACTCATAAGAAATGAATTTTCGTCGTAGACAAAGCAGATACGGCTGAGTGCGTCTAAAAATTTCAGCTTAGTCACGAACAAAAATGACTAATGTAATGGCTGTTGAAAGATTACTGTGCACATTACCACTAGAGAGATAGTTGTGTAGTACTCAAAATATCGTTACTGAAAATCCGAATGGACTATACAATCTGGCCTATTTAAATTTCCCTGCTTCTTCTGTATAATtcgaacaaaaaataaaaatcattcaaagaatgacgaaatattttatttttactcaagCACAGAATCCGGGAAGACTCTCTTCAACCATGACTAATTTAAAGAACAATATATACTTACAGTTACAGATCTATTCGAGGAGTATACTCTTATTTTAAAGGACTGAACCCAATAATGGAATGTGATTTAGGTCAATTAGTcataaaactatatttttatattaagaCATCTTTTCGTAAATTGCTATATATCCGCCCATTGAATATTATTGAAAGATTATCGAAAAGCCGATCTATTTAACAATAAATATCATACATTTGTCACGGGGCTTTCTACTTGTATATTTGAcaatttatttgtttctttttgtaGGTGAGCAAACTAAGCAGCAATGGACATCGACCTCGCATAATGGCTGGAGGTTCAATGGTAATAGCCTTAGGAGGATTCTTGAACGTCATTCCTCATATAGTCAGCCCAGACTACGATCCTACTTTGATTTCAGACAAAGAAATGCTTTTTAATTCAACAATTCTTCTTGATTCTACTGAAACCAGCGTCGCCCCATCATGTTCAAGTTCTAATATTTACGTGCTGCTTGTACTCGGTGAAATGCTGCAGGTGGGTGGTTTATTTTACAGTAGACCCGCTGTAAGAAATAGATTAAACTTTTTTTCCACAACAAGAATAGAATTGAGATATCTGACGCTAGGAAACGGTCTACTAACGATCACTTCAGGTCCCCGAGAGAGCACTAAAAATACGATATTAATATTCCAGacaaacattaataaaacttctGTTGTTGATATTAGTAATAAGCCTATTTTCTAATAAGGCCGCAGTCGTCATTTTCAGCTAACGAAATTGCGTTTAATGGAGATAGGGATAATTTCACTTTATAAATTGCAACCGGTCCTAAGGAATAATTTAGATGAAGGTTTAAATCGCATTGTTATGCAATATAATACGAGGTAGGCTTacaaaaatttcagaaaatatttagCTTGTAGTTCAGTATCAATAATTTAGCAAAActtattatttcaataaaagagaaaaatagtagtaaatgtttgaaattgggtttatattttctTATAATTTTCAAGTCGCGATTATCAAATATTTACTCCATCTGTCAATGCCTTAATGTTGTCGCTTATCTAAATCATTGTGGGAATTTAGATGAATTCATTTTTCTAGAGAGGGGTGTTGTAAAACGAATTTGCAAGATATAGGTATCATATACATATAAATTGATTGAATCGCTTTTGCTGTTAAGATAGTTGATAAACCCaattcaaaatatacaaaactCTTAGCTACCCGGAAACATTTTTTCGGAGCAAGCTTTCGAAAACGTTTTATAATTGTGATCATGGAATTTTTGTATCTGGTTGTATGTATAGTTTGCTAGTAAGAATATTggaattgatttattttattattacagGGGATTGGCGCAACCGTTCTGGTACCTCTTGGTTCATCATTTATTGACGATTTTGCGAAATCTGGAAAATCGCCCCTTTATTTAGGTAAGCATTTTTACTCAATCAACTATATATAAAGCGAAAAAAGAATTATGATCGAATGATGTAACTTAATTTCCTCTCGTTATAATATAGTAAAATGGAGTTATACCATTTTAATTCTACCCTAAAAACATTCACATTGATAAAAAAGTTATATAcctttatatcaaattttttgtttatcataTACCAAACCAGAAAAATTATGAGTAGTTCAGAATAGTTCTTTTGCAGTAtgcatatattattattataatttacatcagtaaaaattattttcgaataCAATAATTAAATGTCAAAAACTCGATCGTCTCCAATGTTATTAGCACCAAAATTCAACATATTTGATTGTATAGTGATTTTTATCTATACTGTATATAGGCTAACGTTCAAAACGCATGGATCCGTATGTGCAAGGGACGCGATTTAATCATGATTACACGTGACCTGATCAGACTAATGGATTTTATTTAAGAATCTAAAACAACAGAACATTAGcgtaatatatttacaatatttcaaatttacccTCAAGACAAGAATAGAAATAGATACTGTCTTCACGCTTCATACCCAACGTCTCCTTTAAACAAGTAATTAAAGGTTTGACATTAAATTATGCATACATATTAATCCCTCACTTATCTAACAGTACCGTCTAACGACTTGGTACCGTTTCTTAACGCTGTTTACCGATAAGAAATCAGTTCACcacgaaaataaaacacaaaagcagTTTTACAATACATGTGGGGTTTTTCAGAAGTCAGGAATTATCTGTTGATATATTGCCACGCAAGATAAGTAAGTAAAATTCCACTTGAATAAATATCTGTTATTTCATATGAAAATGCTTATAACTAAAAGTGCATCGTTTATGCATCAATAATTTGTACTTGgatagaatttaaaaaaaaatgatgtaataCATATGTGACGAAAAGTGGAGTCAATTAATATGTGCTTCCATTGGGGGACTCGaatgagaaataaaatataagatctctaataaattccaagtacattgaaatttaatattttatagtttccatctttttattttttttgaaatagaaaaatattattaaagtgACAAAAAGGTATATATATCACAACAAGTTGCTTAGAGATCATTGACTATCATTGTTTATATAggataatattttttgtaaacaaCTACTCAAAAGCTAATGTTCTAAGCTATATTTCGCAAAGCTCATAAGTGAAATTAGACTGTAGAATACTTTATCCAATTAACTGCGTAAAACAAAACAGTTGATTGATGGTGACACGCAGATTATAGTACTTGTTCTCAAGTCTTTTTAGCACCGATCTGTAATTCCTACTATGTCTTATCACTCCACTAACTAATCCATCAGTCTTTCGCCTCTTCGTGAATTGTAAATGGATTATGCCCAACCTCTGTTTAACGAGAACAGATTCTTATTATGAACAGCAAACTTGGGGGTTATGAAGTATCTATTAACAAAggctgaataaaaatataagatacCAAAAATAATGTGGACTAATTACAATAAACCCACCCCAAGTTTTTCAGTATTGAAATCCACACAAAATCATAAAACATTTACTACTTTGCAAGATTTTGACGTTTCTAATTATGATAACAACCTCACTCACCATAAGTTAAAACCCCGCAAATATAGCTCAATTGGCCAAGTCGAACATGTCTATTACAACGATGATATCACAACCAATTTAATTGTTGACTGTTTGGACTCTGATTAAAACCTATATTAGTTTTTAGATTAGGTCcagataaaaaagtttttattcgTTAAAGTGAACAATGAACATTTTATAGCATCTGTTCACAGTTATACTTTTTATCCACAGTGTTATTAAGATGTGGAAGTTACTAAATAGAGGTGTAGCACAAGATCGAgcttacaaaattattttgcaacCTTGATCAGACAACTTGAATGTGTTTTCCATTGTATGTGCATTTGAAAGACTAACATACTTTGAACCGTTTTCCAGGTATCATGTTCCTTTTACAAAATCTTGGTCCTGGAGTTGGTTACTTGGTTGGATCATTGACTACAATGTTGTACGTAGATTTTGATCGAGTGGATACAAGTGAgaaaatttatatcaattttctgtaatatatacaatttttttatttgtgtgaagttggaataaaaaagtgttttttaaACCTGTGGATTATTGCAAATTGACCGAAAACTTTTTCTGTATATAATTTTCTCATTCGATTTACATTATTAGCTTCAATACCCCCTATTTTCCACTGCCGGCAAACGTTTCAAacataagtatatatatttgtgttcatTCAACGGCAAGTCAACTGTTATTCCTCCAGAAGTAGTCGTACGGTCGTTAccaattttctgaaaaataatataatctTATCGATATATGTGATAATGctcttattttttttaccagagttaaaacatacaaaaatggcATATCAAATACtcgttaaaatatttattcgacTGCAAAAATTTCATCCCGTTTGATACCAATTTTAGCATTATTGATGATTTGAACTTTATCTTGCGGATGTTATTTGAAGtggtttattatatattttttaaactctCAACCCGTCGTGGTTATAATATTACGCTGTGGCATTATTTCCAAGTCAATTTCATTATGTATCAAAAGTATTTGACATAAATTTCTTTTCGGAATTTGAATCACTGAtttgcgattttttttataatatcgtAAAATCACTGACGTAATATATTTCTCTAGGCGAAATCAAAATCACAATGAATGATGGATCGTGGGTCGGAGCTTGGTGGTTGGGATATATCATCATTggattgtgcgtcatcttgactGCGATTCCACTATTTTGGTTTCCGCGCAAGATGGAGAAATCGGACATTGTGGGAAAGAAGTCAATACGTGAAATAAAAAATGGGAACAATAAAATGGATTTTGGTATCGGTAAATGCAATTATCTTTTTGCTCTATATACATGTAGATTAATGTGATTTAACGGCACCTTCTAATTTTCTGGTAACGCAAGGAAGACGCGGGATGTACAGATTCACTCGATATTTGGGATGAATTATTTTGTACAAaatcttttttaatgttttcatgCTTATGCTATTATGTTATTATCAAGTATATGAGTATATGCAATATTTTGACTCAAATTATTGgttaaatttgttttgatatttaaaaaaaaaataataatattttttatactgaACACATTGCTTTTCAAAATTAAGAATATGCTTCTATTTTGAATTTAATCAAAAATGGTAAAACAGCAAAAAAGAGCTTGAAACGTCTTATTAGTCTCATGACGTTGCTGTGAGTCATAAGTTCATTCAGATTGAGTAAATTGGGTAATCGCATTATGTAATTTGACACAATGTTGATTGATGACATGTCCAAGATAATTTTTTCATGATAATATTTGCTGATGTTCTCAAGATATTCATACCTACGTGGGTTCCAAAACAGTTAGGTTGTTAGAAGCAAGTAAACTTTTTTCGTTTTAATAAATCGGTACTAACCTTTGCTTTGATGTGCCCCCGATCAACTAGATGTAATCTTGCTGccagaaaaaatagaaaaaataaatttcttgtAAATTTTGACATCAACGACGAAAGATGCGTCTATTCATTTGGTAGAAAACAGCCCAGGTTACTGTTCAAAagatacaaaacaaaatatttacaaagcaCAAACTGAAAAATAGTAGCAATACATTACAAAAATTCTTAGTATGTTGGGATGAAGAGTTGGCAAATCTGTTAGAAAGATAGTGAGTAAAAATGGTTGTTTGTTTAGCCTTACTGAAATCACTGCTTAATGGTCTTCTAAAACAAATACTTTATACAGTTGATGATGAATCAGaaagattatatatattgtaatttgcaGCGAATGTTCTGCAACCGCCAAGAGAACTGTttggaataaattaaaaattcccattatatatatataataaataaaaaaaaatctctttatatttccaaaattgctGATACAGAGTAATAACTCATAATATTTACTTAGaagtgtaaaattacaaaaaatcgTCAACCATTTTTTTACATAAAGTGTAGAaaacttttatttgtttttagttCAACAAGTGTTTTTGTAATATTACCTTTAAATGCATATATCGAAATGTCATTCactttttaattaattttccCGTCTTCGAAATGTGCTGCGTAATTATTTatctaattataatattatttttgaccAAAAACGTTGACATAAATGTAGTAGTATCCAAAGTTCATTTTTAATCGtattaatcaaaaaaataatactgGATATGGAtggatattttttgtttgtacgAATTTTGTCGTGCGGGTATAATTTTCAATGAACGAACGACATAAGTCCATTAAAAAACCACAAAACACTAACacgaaataaaatgaaatgtaattgaACTTTATAGTGCGGGACGTTATAAAGATATTGCTACTGACTTGGAAACTTTTCTGCTGACATTCTGATTTTGTTACCCGGCTGCATTTGTATGAGCGATGTTGAATTTGTCAACTTAACATTAATTTATAGATCTTGCAACGTAACTGAAATCAgtatcaatattatttatatcaaacaGATGAAGATGACGTCATCCCATTGGATGGAACGTTGCTCAGAAAGCACAGCAATGTGAAAAAAACAAGCGAATGTCTTTTTGCAGAAAAACGAGCTTTAACTAGAACGGAGAAAGTGATGGAAATCTTTTCTGGTgagatgaaaatgtttttctgtGATTTTGGTAACAAAATTGTATAAACAAAAGCGACAGTAAAGGCGAAATATCTTTTTTTCATATAGAACAGacaaaaaaattgcaatgatCAGCACATACTAAATCAGTAGAAGGTTTTATCAGatcataaaattttaatgacgtACGTtaggtttaaattttagttaGGTCACATTTCGACACAGGTGATTTCGACAAGGCCAATGCtaacatttataatttatttttttttatttttacagattTATACACAACTGTAAAAAGATTGATGACAAATCCAGTTTATCTTCTAGTTGTAATGGGATACGCCGGTTTAATGTTTGTTGTCGGGGCACTTACTGCTTTCATGCCGAAATTTCTTGAAATCGTTTTTTATCAAAGCAAGTCGCAAGCCAGTATGATATTTGGTGGGTGCATTAATTAAGTTTCAAGTTTTATTACAAATAAGACGTGGGTCCGAGCACTTCTGGTTTACTGGACATTGGTCATCGAATCATTGAACACGAAAACAGAAAATTATGTCACAAAAGTTTTTCACCGCAAAATGAGGCTTTGACATTATGCGTTTTTGTGACGTGAAGATATTTCGCTACACCTTGTACCACCATATCAAGTTCACGGTTTTAAGTCTCTTTTCAAAGAAGTTTGAAAACAACTAAGTAAAATAAAGTTTATATCGAGTTTAATTCTACGGAACTGAATGTGTTTTAGACTAAACATAATAATGATGTGacctgtttttaaaagtttgtgTACGGGCGCAGATGACGTAAATGAGTAGTAAGGTAGATGACGTCACACGGAAATCGTTCTTAACATAACCGAAATATACATACAAATGCAGCACCTAACTAGCAAAGCTTTTTATTTACATATCCGGACGCAGGATATTTTTATAAGGATTAAAAGTTAAGTACAGCGCCTAAAACAGACAAGAATGATTTTCCACTTTTactgtgaaaaatatttatacgaTTCTTCATTGATAATTAGTCAATTATTAATATCAGAATACATgctaaatttgaattgaattaaaCGCACATTCTCAATGTACGAAGTGTAAAGTCAATTATTACATTATAAAGACCTATTCAAACTAGAGTTACTAAAGAATAAACTCCTACTAACAATTTCAGTGAAGCGTGATCACCTTTGTTGTTAGTATTTCCGATTAACGCGTCAACGTTAAGTATTTGTATAGTGTTTGGCATGGGAATTTATCAATTAGTTGTTAGAACGCCACACACAACCAAAACGAAAAACAAATTTCAGCTTATGAACGGAGGATAATAGTTGAACTATGGCACAAATGTAAAAATGAGTGAATTTCAATTATGAAGTGGACAAAATGTTCACAACACAGCACACGATTTCTGTATGCGTAACCAAATTAAGTTAAGTGAACCCGAATTCATGAGCAGTAATAGTCAAAACACTTGGGAAATATAGAATCGCGCAGCTTTTAAATATGAACAATACAATGAATAAACGGAATCTTAGAGAATTTCAGTTTCAGttcagttttcaaaattgtgaATTTAATTTCGAAAAGTAATTTATTGACTCGAATTCTAACGTAAAAATCAAACGTGATTTGTCAAAAGAATATGAGattcatttagattttaaatataaaataccttGGACAGTGTCGTTTATTTAGGCTATCACTCAGTTAAAATTCAAAACTACACTTTAATTAACAAATCAATTATAAACATACGTTTTATgtattgacaatttttttgttccagGTCTGTCCATGCCATTAGTCATTTGCATTGGTTTATTTTCCGGTGGCTTCATAGTTCAAAGGTCAAAACTTGGTGCAAAAGGAACTCTACGTTTCATCGTGTGTGCTGCGGGTGCtacaatatttttgataattccAACATATTATATCAATTGCGATCCACAGGTAGGTATTTAATTTGTTATAATATGAAACAACATCTAGCATAAAGCTTGTAATTTTAAACTTGCAATATTTAAGTACCactacaaaatttttattatcaatacaGGAAATAAATTTATCAGGGGATTGAAAATTAGTTGTTTGAATTTACAAACTGGTTAGCACGTCGACAATCGTATTTATTATTAACATTGGGGGAATATCACATAATGTGccttattaaacaaaaaaacaggAATCGTAAAGGAAAATTACAATCAATGAAGCGAAACCAACACTTGTTGTTAATGATTAATATTTCTATTGTTTATTGCATTATTGGATCATCAGGTATTAACCTGTCAAAAATGGATTAGTGGGTCAAGTGCTACCCGTGAGGGATGCTCTA from the Styela clava chromosome 5, kaStyClav1.hap1.2, whole genome shotgun sequence genome contains:
- the LOC120344043 gene encoding solute carrier organic anion transporter family member 2B1-like → MFKLVKKDIANDQTLPIDDENNGHQRKSQMSAGKRTFLTLQVFVFVSGVLMCSQNALSIYTKSVLTSIERRFQISSSLAGLIVGSFNFGNMLFVVLVSKLSSNGHRPRIMAGGSMVIALGGFLNVIPHIVSPDYDPTLISDKEMLFNSTILLDSTETSVAPSCSSSNIYVLLVLGEMLQGIGATVLVPLGSSFIDDFAKSGKSPLYLGIMFLLQNLGPGVGYLVGSLTTMLYVDFDRVDTSEIKITMNDGSWVGAWWLGYIIIGLCVILTAIPLFWFPRKMEKSDIVGKKSIREIKNGNNKMDFGIDEDDVIPLDGTLLRKHSNVKKTSECLFAEKRALTRTEKVMEIFSDLYTTVKRLMTNPVYLLVVMGYAGLMFVVGALTAFMPKFLEIVFYQSKSQASMIFGLSMPLVICIGLFSGGFIVQRSKLGAKGTLRFIVCAAGATIFLIIPTYYINCDPQESLHCSNISVSDQFNLTHCKDERGEICRPKCYAFVGMMCLAALLCCHIVTPSYSVILRTVKPKDKCTAIGLKFLIIRLLAFIPSPMITGAVIDDTCTQWSAPPGCIGTATCLEHDRESFRFSYLHIIVLGVTATCIFNTAGCIVQHRTQTRTSKPVQNEDNV